The Thunnus maccoyii chromosome 15, fThuMac1.1, whole genome shotgun sequence DNA segment ATTGGAAGTTGGAGCTACTGCAGCAAGAACAGGCAGAGCAGTATGGGGGCGCTCAACTGATTGTAGTAGGAAACTGTGGCCTCCAAGCCTTACATAATGCTTGCAAAGGCAGCTTTGTCATGTGGCAACTGGACAAGGTTCTGAGggccatgcacacacacacaatttccaCTGCCATTCTGTGGCCACTGGTGGCTTGAGAACCTACCAGCTGTGGAGAGGGCTTTAGAGGTATGGCCTTCAGTGACCATGTACGTGGATGCAGTCAGGACCAAGAGGCTACCAAATCCAGGAACCTCATCTTTTGACACCCTTGAAGCGGCACAGAAAGATCCTCTCATCATAGCAAAACGTCACTTCTACATGTCTGTCATCAGGAGCTTCAAACCCTTCCTGACCACTTACCAGACAGATCAGCCAATGATGCCATTCCTTGTGAATGATTTGGCAGACTTGATGAAGGTAATTATATTCTACTACTGagctttgtttgtatttctgatttaatacatatatacatgaTATGACATTTATATTATACCAAGAAGCAAAGCAATGTTTACATATTGATACATTGTCCAGTCAATATGGTTGTAATTATTTGggttacatttttatcttttctgttCAGTGTATTTTGTGGCATTTCATCAAGAGGGAGGTCCTTCTGGACATCAGTCCACTCCAGTTAGCCAGAATAGACGTAGGTGACAAAAGAAATTGGGTCCATCCTAAGGAAGTGAACAGTGGCTTTGGTGCAGAATCAACCCTGAAGGTAGTGTATCAAGTTATTGTTTAAAATATTACCAGGACCCAGAAAATGGATTTCCTAGTTTTTACATAGGTTACTGTCATTATCCCTGTCAGGAACTCCAAAGACAGGAAAAGACAGGAGAACTCAGAGCCCTAGAGTTTAAGAGGGACTGCATCAAGGTGATGTCAACTATCCTGCAGAAAGTGCAAGACAAGAGCCCCTTAAAATATCCCACTGTGAGGCAGCTGGCCTGCTTGGACCCTAGAAAGATGTTCTCTGATCCAGAATGGTGCCAGGGCAAGATGAGGAATCTTGTCCAGAGGTTTTTGCACGATAAGCAGTTGTCAGGAGGTGTCTCAGCCGGTATGAGAGGGTAAGAGCAGTTTAAGTTTTCTTTCTGCATTCATTATGATATCTGTCTCTAAATGTAAAAGAAACTAAGAGTGATGTAAATAGCATCTAAAGAAGTGTTAGGTATCCAGAACGTGCATATCATTACTATGAATTTGCCTGGTTCTTATCTAGTACTTTGTGTGACTGTTAAATAAagtgtttgcattttttattgaattttgcCTGTGCCTTTGCATTGTTTCTTGCAGGTGACGTGATTACACAGCACTTTTGTGACTTGTCATCCATTGAGGCTAGAAATGACACCTTCCGCTCCTACCAACCCACTGAGATAAGGGTGGATGTCTTCCTCCATCATGCTTTCCAGAGCAAATGCTACTCTGAGCTATGGGAGAAGAAGCTTCTTCTCCTATCGCACGGCCAGGCAACAGTGGAGAGAGGCTTCTCAGTAAACAAAGAAGTTGAAACTTGCAACATGCAAGAAGAAACAATGGTCACCCAGCGACTGATCTGTGACTATGTCACCGTTTGTGGGGGTGTCCTCAAGGTCCCCATCACTAAGGAGCTGCTGTCCTAAGCTGCATCAGCCAGGTCAAGGTACAGGATGTACCTggatgaggaaaagaaaaagaaaacatgaaattgCATCACAGCACCAAAAGGCAGCTGCAGCGTTCATCGAGGAACTTAAGAAGACGAAAAAATGTCTGTCTGAGGTGGCAAAAGTTCTGTTGGATGATACTGATCAGCTGGCCACACAAGCTGAGGGAAAGGCTGGCACCCTGATGGCTCATCACCAAATCAAACATGCTAAGGAAGcattacaaagaaaaaatggCGGAATTGCAACAGGTGGAGGAGGAACTGAAGAAAGCCTGCCAATCCATGCCTTAGCTGTGACAAGCGTATATGTTATACTGTGTTTTTTGCAAGCAAAGtgtagtgtttttaaaaatgaaacttgttCACTGGACCAAACagtaatgttttatgttaaaataaacatttgggTAAAATTGTTCTTAACCCTGTGTAATtgatgtggtgttttttttccccaattgTGTTTATTGCGACGTTTGTCTTAAACTTCATTTCAGGTGgcattaaaaagtcttaaaaagtcTTGAATTTAACTTACCTTAAGTTGTAGGAACCCTGAATACAATAGGGCCTTTACACTGTTGGTGCTATAAGCCAGCGTGTCACGCCCAATCCCATTTGTGATATCAAATGGCAATACTTACTAGTACAAATATAgttgcaaattttcatgagtttttgcACATCCTAAAGGCCCCAATCGTGTGTTCGTATAATGAAAATTTACACttgaaatccaaaatggctgacttcctgtctatCAAAAATTTCCCCCAAAAATTATTTCTCTGGCGACTGATGAtcccaccaaatttcatgaaaatcaaaacaactttgtTCTAAAATGgcagctgacttcctgttgtcagctggtggcactatgactatgAGTCAATATTGATACGTAGATGTGTTCGGGCCTGGAGTTTTATCAAGCATATGATATTTGGGACAGATTGGATCAAGCCtagtggagttacaacaacttcctgtttcatggcgagACATGCAAATTGACTGGCATGGCACGTCAAGGGCATTCCACGAAAACTAATGAG contains these protein-coding regions:
- the LOC121912386 gene encoding uncharacterized protein LOC121912386, with amino-acid sequence MYVDAVRTKRLPNPGTSSFDTLEAAQKDPLIIAKRHFYMSVIRSFKPFLTTYQTDQPMMPFLVNDLADLMKCILWHFIKREVLLDISPLQLARIDVGDKRNWVHPKEVNSGFGAESTLKELQRQEKTGELRALEFKRDCIKVMSTILQKVQDKSPLKYPTVRQLACLDPRKMFSDPEWCQGKMRNLVQRFLHDKQLSGGVSAGMRG